The following are from one region of the Streptomyces changanensis genome:
- a CDS encoding fumarylacetoacetate hydrolase family protein, with amino-acid sequence MRIARFSIDGNVAFGAVEGDAAPGAEGDLVLDVIRGIPYTDFELSGTKIPLAKVRLLPPVLPNKVVAIGRNYAEHAAELGNEVPDAPVAFFKPTTSVIGSGDAIEYPSFSEELHHEAELAVVIGRMCREVPRERVKDVVFGYTCANDVTARDVQRRESQWARAKGFDTACPLGPWVETDLDPGDLTIQCTVNGAQRQLGRTSDMLRSVEDLVVHISEAMTLLPGDVILTGTPAGVGPLSVGDEVAVTIEGIGTLTNKVIKRG; translated from the coding sequence GTGCGCATCGCCAGGTTCTCCATCGACGGCAACGTCGCCTTCGGCGCGGTCGAGGGTGACGCCGCCCCCGGCGCGGAGGGCGACCTCGTCCTCGACGTCATCCGGGGCATCCCGTACACCGACTTCGAGCTGAGCGGCACCAAGATCCCGCTCGCCAAGGTCCGGCTCCTGCCGCCCGTGCTGCCCAACAAGGTCGTGGCCATCGGCCGCAACTACGCGGAGCACGCCGCGGAACTCGGCAACGAGGTCCCGGACGCCCCGGTCGCCTTCTTCAAGCCCACCACCTCGGTGATCGGCTCCGGCGACGCCATCGAGTACCCCTCCTTCTCGGAAGAGCTCCACCACGAGGCCGAGCTCGCCGTCGTCATCGGCCGCATGTGCCGCGAGGTCCCGCGCGAGCGCGTCAAGGACGTCGTCTTCGGTTACACCTGCGCCAACGACGTCACCGCGCGCGACGTCCAGCGGCGCGAGAGCCAGTGGGCCCGCGCCAAGGGCTTCGACACCGCCTGCCCGCTGGGCCCGTGGGTGGAGACCGACCTCGACCCGGGCGACCTCACCATCCAGTGCACGGTCAACGGCGCGCAGCGCCAGCTCGGCCGCACGAGCGACATGCTCCGCTCCGTCGAGGACCTGGTCGTCCACATCTCCGAGGCCATGACGCTGCTCCCCGGCGACGTCATCCTCACCGGCACCCCGGCCGGGGTCGGCCCCCTCAGCGTCGGCGACGAGGTCGCCGTCACCATCGAAGGCATCGGCACTCTCACCAACAAGGTGATCAAGCGTGGCTAA
- the gltX gene encoding glutamate--tRNA ligase: MANASIRVRFCPSPTGNPHVGLVRTALFNWAFARHHGGTMVFRIEDTDAARDSEESYRQLLDSLRWLGLDWDEGPEVGGPHAPYRQSQRMDVYREVAGKLLDGGHAYHCYCTTEELDERREAARAAGKPSGYDGHCRELTAEQVAAYEAEGRSAIVRFRMPDEPITFRDLVRGELTFTPDNVPDYGIVRANGAPLYTLVNPVDDALMEITHVLRGEDLLSSTPRQIALYKALIELGVAKTVPEFGHLPYVMGEGNKKLSKRDPQASLNIYRERGFLPEGLLNYLSLLGWSFSADQDVFTVPQMVERFDIADVNANPARFDLKKAESINADHIRMLDVKTFAAACEPWLRAPHAPWAPEDFDQAAWEAIAPHAQTRLTVLSDITANVDFLFLAQPVEDEASWQKAMKEGSDALLRTARATLEAADWTSPESLKDAVLAAGEQHGLKLGKAQAPVRVAVTGRTVGLPLFESLEILGKERTLARIDAALARLSAA, encoded by the coding sequence GTGGCTAACGCGTCCATCCGCGTCCGTTTCTGTCCCTCGCCGACCGGCAACCCCCACGTGGGCCTGGTCCGCACCGCCCTGTTCAACTGGGCCTTCGCCCGGCACCACGGCGGCACCATGGTCTTCCGCATCGAGGACACCGACGCGGCCCGCGACTCGGAGGAGTCGTACCGCCAGCTCCTGGACTCGCTGCGCTGGCTCGGCCTCGACTGGGACGAGGGCCCCGAGGTCGGCGGTCCCCACGCCCCGTACCGGCAGTCGCAGCGCATGGACGTCTACCGCGAGGTCGCGGGCAAGCTCCTCGACGGCGGCCACGCCTACCACTGCTACTGCACCACCGAGGAACTGGACGAGCGCCGCGAGGCCGCCCGCGCTGCCGGCAAGCCCTCGGGCTACGACGGCCACTGCCGCGAGCTCACCGCCGAGCAGGTCGCCGCGTACGAGGCGGAGGGCCGCAGTGCCATCGTCCGCTTCCGCATGCCGGACGAGCCGATCACCTTCCGCGACCTGGTCCGCGGCGAGCTGACCTTCACCCCGGACAACGTCCCGGACTACGGCATCGTCCGCGCCAACGGCGCGCCGCTGTACACCCTGGTCAACCCGGTCGACGACGCGCTGATGGAGATCACGCACGTGCTGCGCGGCGAGGACCTGCTGTCCTCCACCCCGCGCCAGATCGCCCTGTACAAGGCGCTGATCGAGCTCGGCGTCGCCAAGACCGTCCCGGAGTTCGGCCACCTGCCGTACGTGATGGGCGAGGGCAACAAGAAGCTCTCCAAGCGCGACCCCCAGGCGTCCCTCAACATCTACCGCGAGCGCGGCTTCCTCCCCGAGGGCCTGCTCAACTACCTCTCCCTGCTGGGCTGGTCGTTCTCCGCCGACCAGGACGTCTTCACCGTCCCGCAGATGGTCGAGCGGTTCGACATCGCGGACGTCAACGCCAACCCGGCGCGCTTCGACCTCAAGAAGGCCGAGTCGATCAACGCCGACCACATCCGCATGCTGGACGTGAAGACGTTCGCCGCCGCCTGCGAGCCCTGGCTGCGCGCCCCGCACGCCCCCTGGGCGCCGGAGGACTTCGACCAGGCCGCCTGGGAGGCCATCGCGCCGCACGCCCAGACCCGCCTGACGGTCCTCTCCGACATCACGGCCAACGTCGACTTCCTCTTCCTGGCGCAGCCGGTCGAGGACGAGGCGTCCTGGCAGAAGGCGATGAAGGAGGGCTCCGACGCCCTGCTGCGCACGGCCCGCGCCACGCTGGAGGCCGCGGACTGGACCAGCCCCGAGTCGCTGAAGGACGCCGTCCTCGCCGCCGGCGAGCAGCACGGCCTCAAGCTCGGCAAGGCCCAGGCCCCCGTCCGCGTCGCCGTCACCGGCCGCACGGTCGGCCTGCCGCTCTTCGAGTCGCTGGAGATCCTCGGCAAGGAGCGCACCCTCGCCCGCATCGACGCGGCGCTGGCCAGGCTGAGCGCCGCCTAG
- a CDS encoding HAD family hydrolase → MAIRAVLWDIDDTIFDYARADRAGMRRHLRDEGLGTAYACVEEALEHWREATLAHWQRFSAGEVTWEQQRRDRVRAFLGAPLGDDEADAWFARYLAHYEAAWELFPDTVPVLDLLAADYRHAVLSNSSLLNQDRKLRVLGVRDRFEAVLCAADIGVSKPEAAAFHAACDALGLPPTEVAYVGDQPDIDARGAAEAGLLGVWLDRSGSGGRPELTRITGLDQLPALLRGDTRFGAPQTFG, encoded by the coding sequence ATGGCCATCCGCGCCGTCCTGTGGGACATCGACGACACGATCTTCGACTACGCCCGCGCCGACCGCGCCGGCATGCGGCGCCACCTGCGCGACGAGGGCCTCGGCACCGCGTACGCCTGCGTCGAGGAGGCCCTCGAACACTGGCGGGAGGCCACCCTCGCCCACTGGCAGCGGTTCTCCGCCGGCGAGGTGACCTGGGAGCAACAGCGGCGCGACCGGGTGCGCGCCTTCCTCGGCGCCCCCCTCGGCGACGACGAGGCGGACGCCTGGTTCGCGCGGTACCTCGCGCACTACGAGGCCGCCTGGGAGCTCTTCCCGGACACCGTCCCCGTCCTCGACCTCCTCGCGGCCGACTACCGCCACGCCGTGCTGTCGAACTCCTCCCTGCTCAACCAGGACCGCAAGCTGCGTGTCCTCGGCGTGCGCGACCGGTTCGAGGCGGTGCTGTGCGCCGCCGACATCGGCGTCTCCAAGCCCGAGGCCGCCGCCTTCCACGCCGCCTGCGACGCCCTGGGCCTGCCGCCGACGGAGGTCGCCTACGTCGGCGACCAGCCCGACATCGACGCCCGGGGCGCCGCCGAGGCCGGGCTCCTGGGTGTCTGGCTGGACCGCTCCGGCTCCGGCGGCCGCCCCGAGCTGACCCGCATCACGGGCCTCGACCAGCTCCCCGCGCTGTTGCGCGGCGATACCCGTTTTGGAGCGCCGCAGACCTTCGGGTAA
- the ndgR gene encoding IclR family transcriptional regulator NdgR — protein MDNSSGVGVLDKAALVLSALESGPATLAGLVAATGLARPTAHRLAVALEHHRMVARDMQGRFILGPRLAELAAAAGEDRLLATAGPVLTHLRDVTGESAQLYRRQGDMRICVAAAERLSGLRDTVPVGSTLTMKAGSSAQILMAWEEPERLHRGLQGARFTATALSGVRRRGWAQSIGEREPGVASVSAPVRGPSNRVVAAVSVSGPIERLTRHPGRMHAQAVIDAAGRLSEALRRSG, from the coding sequence ATGGACAACTCTAGCGGCGTCGGCGTTCTCGACAAGGCAGCTCTGGTTCTGAGCGCTCTGGAGTCCGGTCCGGCCACCCTCGCCGGGCTGGTCGCGGCGACCGGGCTCGCACGACCCACGGCCCACCGGCTGGCCGTGGCACTGGAACACCACCGGATGGTGGCGAGGGACATGCAGGGCAGGTTCATCCTGGGCCCGCGGCTAGCCGAGCTCGCCGCCGCGGCCGGTGAGGACCGCCTGCTGGCCACGGCGGGGCCCGTGCTCACGCACCTGCGCGACGTGACCGGGGAGAGTGCGCAGCTCTACCGGCGCCAGGGCGACATGCGGATCTGCGTGGCGGCCGCCGAGCGGCTGTCCGGGCTGCGGGACACGGTCCCGGTGGGCTCGACCCTGACGATGAAGGCCGGCTCGTCGGCGCAGATCCTCATGGCCTGGGAGGAGCCCGAGCGGCTGCACCGGGGCCTGCAGGGGGCCCGCTTCACGGCGACGGCCCTGTCGGGCGTGCGGCGCCGCGGCTGGGCGCAGTCGATCGGCGAGCGGGAGCCGGGCGTCGCGTCCGTCTCCGCGCCCGTGCGCGGCCCGTCCAACCGCGTGGTGGCCGCGGTCTCCGTCTCCGGCCCGATCGAGCGCCTGACGCGCCACCCGGGCCGGATGCACGCCCAGGCGGTCATCGACGCGGCCGGCCGCCTCTCGGAGGCCCTGCGCCGCTCGGGCTGA
- the leuC gene encoding 3-isopropylmalate dehydratase large subunit: MGRTLAEKVWDDHVVRRAEGEPDLLFIDLHLLHEVTSPQAFDGLRKGGRPVRRLDLTIATEDHNTPTLDIDKPIADPVSRAQLETLRRNCAEFGVRLHPLGDVEQGVVHVVGPQLGLTQPGMTVVCGDSHTSTHGAFGALAFGIGTSQVEHVLATQTLPMARPRTMAITVEGELPEGVTAKDLILAIIARIGTGGGQGYVLEYRGPAIEKLSMEARMTICNMSIEAGARAGMIAPDETTFAYLRGRAHAPQGADWDEAVAYWKTLRTDDDAVFDAEVVIDATELSPFVTWGTNPGQGAPLSASVPDPASYEDASERFAAEKALEYMGLTAGQPLRDIKVDTVFVGSCTNGRIEDLRAAAAVIEGRKVADGVRMLVVPGSARVGLQAVDEGLDRVFKEAGAEWRHAGCSMCLGMNPDQLAPGERSASTSNRNFEGRQGKGGRTHLVSPQVAAASAVLGHLASPADLSDAATRTPAGV, from the coding sequence ATGGGTAGGACACTCGCGGAGAAGGTCTGGGACGACCACGTCGTCCGGCGCGCCGAGGGCGAGCCCGACCTCCTCTTCATCGATCTGCACCTGCTGCACGAGGTGACCAGCCCCCAGGCCTTCGACGGCCTGCGCAAGGGCGGCCGCCCGGTGCGCAGGCTCGACCTGACCATCGCCACCGAGGACCACAACACCCCGACCCTCGACATCGACAAGCCCATCGCCGACCCCGTCTCCCGCGCCCAGCTGGAGACCCTGCGCAGGAACTGCGCGGAGTTCGGCGTCCGCCTGCACCCGCTGGGCGACGTCGAGCAGGGCGTCGTCCACGTCGTGGGCCCCCAGCTGGGACTGACCCAGCCCGGCATGACGGTCGTCTGCGGCGACTCCCACACCTCCACCCACGGCGCCTTCGGCGCGCTGGCCTTCGGCATCGGCACCTCGCAGGTCGAGCACGTGCTGGCCACCCAGACGCTGCCCATGGCCCGCCCCAGGACCATGGCCATCACCGTCGAGGGCGAACTGCCCGAGGGCGTCACCGCCAAGGACCTCATCCTGGCGATCATCGCCCGCATCGGCACCGGCGGCGGCCAGGGGTACGTCCTGGAGTACCGGGGCCCCGCCATCGAGAAACTCTCGATGGAGGCCCGCATGACCATCTGCAACATGTCCATCGAGGCCGGTGCCCGCGCGGGGATGATCGCCCCCGACGAGACCACCTTCGCCTACCTCCGGGGTCGCGCCCACGCCCCCCAGGGCGCCGACTGGGACGAGGCCGTCGCCTACTGGAAGACCCTGCGGACCGACGACGACGCCGTCTTCGACGCCGAGGTCGTCATCGACGCCACCGAGCTGTCCCCCTTCGTCACCTGGGGCACCAACCCCGGCCAGGGCGCTCCGCTTTCGGCGTCCGTCCCCGACCCCGCTTCGTACGAAGACGCTTCGGAGCGGTTCGCCGCGGAGAAGGCGCTGGAGTACATGGGCCTGACCGCCGGGCAGCCCCTGCGTGACATCAAGGTCGACACCGTCTTCGTCGGCTCCTGCACCAACGGCCGCATCGAGGACCTGCGCGCCGCCGCCGCCGTCATCGAGGGCCGCAAGGTCGCCGACGGCGTCCGCATGCTGGTCGTCCCCGGTTCCGCCCGGGTCGGCCTCCAGGCCGTCGACGAGGGCCTGGACCGCGTCTTCAAGGAGGCGGGCGCCGAGTGGCGGCACGCCGGCTGCTCCATGTGCCTGGGCATGAACCCCGACCAACTCGCGCCCGGCGAGCGCTCCGCGTCCACGTCCAACCGCAACTTCGAGGGCCGGCAGGGCAAGGGCGGCCGTACGCACCTGGTGTCCCCGCAGGTCGCCGCCGCCTCGGCGGTCCTGGGCCACCTGGCCTCCCCGGCCGACCTGTCCGACGCCGCAACCCGTACGCCCGCTGGAGTCTGA
- the leuD gene encoding 3-isopropylmalate dehydratase small subunit has product MEAFTTHTGRAVPLRRSNVDTDQIIPAHWLKKVTRDGFEDGLFEAWRKDPEFVLNRPERQGATVLVAGPDFGTGSSREHAVWALQNYGFKAVVSSRFADIFRGNSLKNGLLTVVLDQEVVDRLWELTEADPQAEVTVDLVAREVRAEGVTAPFELDENARWRLLNGLDDISITLQNEADIAAYEAKRPAYKPRTLQS; this is encoded by the coding sequence ATGGAAGCATTCACCACGCACACCGGCCGGGCCGTCCCGCTGCGCCGCAGCAACGTCGACACCGACCAGATCATCCCGGCGCACTGGCTGAAGAAGGTCACCCGCGACGGCTTCGAGGACGGGCTGTTCGAGGCCTGGCGCAAGGACCCGGAGTTCGTCCTCAACCGCCCCGAGCGTCAGGGCGCGACCGTCCTGGTCGCCGGCCCCGACTTCGGTACCGGCTCCTCGCGCGAGCACGCCGTGTGGGCGCTGCAGAACTACGGCTTCAAGGCCGTCGTCTCCTCCCGCTTCGCCGACATCTTCCGCGGCAACTCGCTGAAGAACGGCCTGCTCACGGTGGTCCTGGACCAGGAGGTCGTGGACCGGCTGTGGGAGCTCACCGAGGCCGACCCGCAGGCCGAGGTCACGGTCGACCTGGTCGCCCGCGAGGTCCGCGCCGAGGGCGTGACCGCCCCCTTCGAGCTCGACGAGAACGCCCGCTGGCGGCTGCTCAACGGCCTCGACGACATCAGCATCACGTTGCAGAACGAGGCGGACATCGCCGCGTACGAGGCGAAGCGTCCGGCGTACAAGCCGCGCACCCTGCAGTCCTGA
- a CDS encoding SCO5555 family protein, producing MDRDSQLELYEAVAARLKEAHSRVRALQVPEGVRMALSRKLLVVTAAAKHDLADAARRLDRLMKDLDEGRFPEGD from the coding sequence ATGGACCGCGACAGCCAACTCGAGCTCTACGAGGCGGTCGCGGCCCGGCTGAAAGAAGCGCACTCCCGGGTGCGCGCACTGCAAGTCCCGGAGGGCGTAAGGATGGCGCTGTCCCGGAAGCTGCTGGTCGTCACGGCCGCGGCGAAGCACGATCTCGCGGACGCGGCAAGGCGTCTCGACCGGCTGATGAAGGACCTCGACGAGGGCCGATTCCCTGAAGGGGACTGA
- a CDS encoding HU family DNA-binding protein: MNKAQLVEAIADKMGGRQQAADAVDAVLDAIVRAVVAGDRVSVTGFGSFEKVERPARYARNPQTGERVRVKKTSVPRFRAGQGFKDLVSGSKKLPKGGEVAVKKAPKGSLSGPPPTIAKAAAKKAATKKAAAKKTAPAKKTTAAATKKATPAKKTTTAAAKKSTSATTAKKATPAKKATTANATAKKTTAKKTAPAKKATAKKAPAKKTTARKTTTAKKSAARSK; the protein is encoded by the coding sequence GTGAACAAGGCGCAGCTTGTAGAAGCGATTGCCGACAAGATGGGCGGCCGGCAGCAGGCCGCCGACGCCGTCGACGCGGTACTCGACGCGATCGTCCGTGCCGTGGTCGCCGGCGACCGGGTCTCGGTCACCGGCTTCGGCTCGTTCGAGAAGGTCGAGCGTCCGGCCCGCTACGCCCGCAACCCGCAGACCGGCGAGCGCGTGCGGGTGAAGAAGACCTCGGTTCCGCGCTTCCGCGCCGGTCAGGGCTTCAAGGACCTGGTCAGCGGCTCCAAGAAGCTCCCCAAGGGCGGTGAGGTCGCCGTCAAGAAGGCCCCGAAGGGCAGCCTTTCGGGCCCGCCGCCCACCATCGCCAAGGCCGCCGCCAAGAAGGCCGCGACCAAGAAGGCCGCCGCCAAGAAGACGGCGCCCGCCAAGAAGACCACCGCCGCCGCCACGAAGAAGGCGACCCCGGCGAAGAAGACCACCACGGCCGCCGCCAAGAAGAGCACCTCGGCCACCACCGCCAAGAAGGCGACCCCGGCGAAGAAGGCCACCACCGCCAACGCCACCGCCAAGAAGACCACGGCGAAGAAGACCGCGCCGGCGAAGAAGGCCACCGCCAAGAAGGCCCCGGCCAAGAAGACCACCGCGCGCAAGACCACCACCGCCAAGAAGTCCGCCGCCAGGAGCAAGTAG
- the cofC gene encoding 2-phospho-L-lactate guanylyltransferase: METDGEPAARAGAERGAAGPWSVVVPLKPLALAKSRLADAVGPAERRGLALAFAQDTVAAVLACPAVRDVVVVTDDRPAARALEALGARVLPDRPGAGLNAALSYGARAVRERRPRAPVAALNADLPALRPAELARVLAVAAAFPRAFLADAADIGTTFLSAAPGMQLRPAFGGASRSRHSSSGAVEIRLGGVPSVRRDVDTEADLRAALELGVGRWTAARCRAVSRTAGRAAGAAGAAGTAGHGTAAG, translated from the coding sequence ATGGAAACGGACGGAGAGCCGGCGGCGCGGGCCGGCGCGGAGCGCGGCGCTGCGGGGCCCTGGTCGGTCGTGGTGCCGCTGAAGCCCCTCGCGCTGGCGAAGAGCAGGCTCGCGGACGCCGTCGGCCCGGCGGAGCGGCGGGGGCTCGCGCTGGCGTTCGCGCAGGACACGGTGGCGGCGGTGCTGGCCTGCCCGGCGGTACGGGATGTGGTGGTCGTCACGGACGACCGGCCGGCCGCGCGGGCGCTGGAGGCGCTCGGCGCGCGGGTGCTGCCCGACCGGCCGGGAGCGGGGCTCAACGCGGCGCTGTCCTACGGCGCCCGGGCGGTCCGGGAGCGGCGGCCACGGGCGCCGGTGGCGGCGCTGAACGCGGACCTCCCGGCGCTGCGCCCGGCGGAGCTGGCGCGGGTGCTGGCGGTGGCGGCGGCTTTTCCGCGGGCCTTTCTGGCGGATGCCGCGGATATCGGTACCACTTTCCTGTCGGCGGCGCCGGGAATGCAATTGCGGCCGGCTTTCGGGGGCGCCTCGCGGAGTCGGCATTCGTCGTCGGGCGCGGTGGAAATCCGGCTCGGCGGTGTGCCTTCCGTGCGCCGGGACGTGGACACGGAGGCGGACCTGCGGGCGGCGCTGGAGCTGGGCGTGGGGCGGTGGACGGCCGCACGCTGCCGGGCGGTGTCACGGACGGCGGGCCGAGCGGCTGGGGCGGCTGGGGCGGCTGGGACCGCTGGGCACGGTACGGCGGCGGGCTGA
- a CDS encoding lysophospholipid acyltransferase family protein, whose product MSRRRIGFWYRLAAVIAKPPLVVLFKRDWRGAENIPADGGFITAVNHNSYLDPLSYAHYQYNTGRVPRFLAKAGLFKGAFVGMMLRGTGQIPVYRETTNALDAFRAAVAAIERGECVAFYPEGTLTRDPDMWPMAGKTGAARVALLTKVPVIPVAQWGANLAMPPYAKRDKLRLFPRKTLTVVAGPPVDLSRFFDVEPTNEVLREATEEIMRAITALLEDIRGEKAPDEPYDHRRARLAQRHRVAGEEAK is encoded by the coding sequence GTGTCCCGCCGCAGAATCGGCTTCTGGTACCGCCTGGCGGCGGTCATCGCAAAACCGCCGCTGGTGGTTCTGTTCAAGCGGGACTGGCGTGGAGCGGAGAACATCCCGGCCGACGGCGGATTCATCACGGCTGTCAACCACAACTCGTACCTCGACCCGTTGTCGTACGCGCATTACCAGTACAACACCGGACGCGTGCCGCGGTTCCTCGCGAAGGCCGGACTGTTCAAAGGCGCCTTCGTCGGCATGATGCTCCGCGGCACGGGCCAGATCCCCGTCTACCGCGAGACCACCAACGCCCTGGACGCCTTCCGCGCCGCCGTCGCGGCCATCGAGCGCGGCGAGTGCGTGGCCTTCTACCCGGAGGGCACCCTCACCCGCGACCCCGACATGTGGCCCATGGCCGGCAAGACCGGCGCCGCCCGCGTCGCCCTGCTCACCAAGGTGCCCGTCATCCCCGTCGCCCAATGGGGCGCGAACCTGGCCATGCCGCCCTACGCCAAGCGGGACAAGCTCCGCCTCTTCCCGCGCAAGACGCTGACCGTGGTGGCCGGCCCGCCCGTCGACCTGTCACGCTTCTTCGACGTGGAGCCCACCAACGAGGTGCTGCGCGAGGCCACCGAGGAGATCATGCGGGCCATCACCGCGCTCCTGGAGGACATCCGCGGCGAGAAGGCACCCGACGAACCGTACGACCACCGCAGGGCCCGCCTGGCGCAGCGCCACCGGGTCGCAGGGGAGGAAGCCAAGTGA
- a CDS encoding NAD(P)H-dependent glycerol-3-phosphate dehydrogenase, with protein sequence MTRPVKAAVFGTGSWGTAFGMVLADAGCDVTLWGRRPEVADAVNTTRTNPDYFPGVELPANLRATCDPAEAAAGADFTVLAIPSQTLRGNLAAWAPALAPDTVLVSLMKGVELGTCKRMSEVVREVAGVGADRVAVVTGPNLAKEIVARMPAAAVVACGDEAVARRLQAACHTPYFRPYTNTDVVGCELGGAVKNVIGLAVGIADGMGLGDNAKGSLITRGLAETTRLGLAMGADPLTFSGLAGLGDLVATCSSPLSRNHTFGTNLGKGMTLQETIAVTRQTAEGVKSCQSVLDLARRHGVDMPITETVVGIVHEGKPPMVALKELMARSAKPERR encoded by the coding sequence GTGACACGCCCCGTCAAGGCAGCCGTCTTCGGCACCGGCTCGTGGGGCACGGCCTTCGGCATGGTCCTCGCCGACGCCGGCTGCGACGTCACCCTCTGGGGACGCCGCCCCGAGGTGGCCGACGCCGTCAACACCACGCGGACCAACCCGGACTACTTCCCCGGGGTCGAACTGCCCGCCAACCTCCGCGCCACCTGCGACCCCGCGGAGGCCGCCGCCGGCGCCGACTTCACGGTGCTGGCCATCCCCTCCCAGACGCTGCGCGGCAACCTCGCCGCGTGGGCGCCGGCGCTCGCCCCCGACACCGTCCTCGTGTCGCTGATGAAGGGCGTCGAACTCGGCACCTGCAAGCGGATGAGCGAGGTCGTGCGGGAGGTCGCCGGCGTCGGCGCCGACCGCGTCGCCGTCGTCACCGGACCCAACCTCGCCAAGGAGATCGTGGCCCGCATGCCGGCCGCCGCGGTCGTGGCCTGCGGCGACGAGGCCGTCGCCCGGCGGCTCCAGGCCGCCTGCCACACCCCCTACTTCCGCCCGTACACCAACACCGACGTCGTCGGCTGCGAACTGGGCGGTGCCGTCAAGAACGTCATCGGCCTCGCCGTCGGCATCGCGGACGGCATGGGCCTCGGCGACAACGCCAAGGGCTCCCTCATCACCCGCGGCCTCGCCGAGACCACCCGCCTCGGCCTCGCCATGGGAGCCGACCCGCTCACCTTCTCCGGCCTGGCCGGTCTCGGCGACCTCGTCGCCACCTGTTCCTCGCCGCTCTCCCGGAACCACACCTTCGGCACGAACCTCGGCAAGGGCATGACCCTCCAGGAGACCATCGCGGTCACCCGCCAGACCGCCGAGGGGGTCAAGTCCTGCCAGTCGGTCCTGGACCTGGCGCGCCGGCACGGTGTCGACATGCCGATCACCGAGACCGTCGTGGGCATCGTCCACGAGGGAAAGCCGCCGATGGTGGCCCTCAAGGAGCTGATGGCGCGCAGCGCCAAGCCCGAGCGGCGCTGA
- a CDS encoding D-alanine--D-alanine ligase family protein, with amino-acid sequence MSSENLPTSPGRKPRVAVVFGGRSSEHAISVVTAGAVLRAIDRTKYDVLPIGIAGDGRWVLTADAPERMAITDRALPSVDGLAESAEGSVVLSADPTSREIVYTEPSSVPKALGEVDVVFPVLHGPYGEDGTLQGLLELAGVPYVGAGVLASAVGQDKEYMKRVFTSFGLPVGPYTVVRPREWDGDPAGARRRIVDFAAEHGWPLFVKPARAGSSIGITKVEDESGLDAAVAEARRHDPKVIVESLLTGREIECGVLEFEDGPRASAPAWIPPVGDHDFYDFEAKYIDSASGVVPAPITPEQTAEVQRLAVAAFEAASCEGLVRADFFLTDEGRFVINEINTMPGFTPISMYPRMWEASGVDYPELIDRLVQAALRRPTGLR; translated from the coding sequence ATGAGCAGCGAGAACCTCCCCACCAGCCCCGGGCGTAAGCCGCGCGTGGCCGTCGTCTTCGGCGGACGCAGCTCCGAGCACGCCATCTCCGTCGTCACGGCCGGCGCCGTCCTGCGCGCCATCGACCGGACGAAGTACGACGTGCTGCCCATCGGCATCGCCGGCGACGGCCGCTGGGTGCTGACGGCCGACGCCCCGGAGCGGATGGCCATCACCGACCGGGCGCTGCCCAGCGTCGACGGCCTCGCCGAGTCCGCCGAGGGCAGCGTCGTGCTCTCCGCCGACCCCACCAGCCGCGAGATCGTCTACACGGAGCCCAGCTCCGTGCCGAAGGCCCTCGGCGAGGTCGACGTGGTCTTCCCGGTGCTGCACGGCCCGTACGGCGAGGACGGCACCCTGCAGGGCCTGCTGGAGCTCGCCGGGGTGCCCTACGTCGGCGCCGGCGTCCTCGCCTCGGCGGTCGGCCAGGACAAGGAGTACATGAAGCGCGTCTTCACCTCCTTCGGCCTGCCCGTCGGCCCCTACACGGTGGTCCGCCCCCGCGAGTGGGACGGCGACCCGGCCGGCGCCCGCCGGCGGATCGTCGACTTCGCCGCCGAGCACGGCTGGCCGCTGTTCGTGAAGCCGGCCCGCGCCGGCTCCTCCATCGGCATCACCAAGGTCGAGGACGAGTCCGGCCTCGACGCAGCCGTCGCCGAGGCTCGCCGCCACGACCCGAAGGTCATCGTCGAGTCGCTGCTCACCGGCCGTGAGATCGAGTGCGGCGTCCTGGAGTTCGAGGACGGGCCGCGCGCCAGCGCCCCCGCCTGGATCCCGCCCGTCGGCGACCACGACTTCTACGACTTCGAGGCCAAGTACATCGACTCGGCGTCCGGCGTCGTGCCCGCCCCCATCACCCCGGAGCAGACCGCCGAGGTGCAGCGGCTCGCCGTCGCGGCGTTCGAGGCGGCGTCCTGCGAGGGCCTGGTCCGCGCGGACTTCTTCCTCACCGACGAGGGCCGGTTCGTCATCAACGAGATCAACACCATGCCGGGCTTCACCCCGATCTCGATGTACCCGCGCATGTGGGAGGCGAGCGGCGTCGACTACCCCGAGCTGATCGACCGGCTCGTCCAGGCCGCCCTGCGCCGCCCGACCGGCCTGCGCTAG